Within Limanda limanda chromosome 1, fLimLim1.1, whole genome shotgun sequence, the genomic segment aaggcagttcacatccaagcaggtggTCTGGGAGGttattatggcatcctgcaaagacattaaagcagaaactatcaaagaactcacaagttcaatggatgcaagaattgtgaaggtgatatcaaagaaggggtcctatgttaACATgcaacttgacctgttaagatgtttttgattaaaacttgttttgatttcagtaaatatgacctcttaatgctgcaaattcaacaaatgacaatttttagtttttaacaacctataaaatatcttgaaactctgaaactcagaaacttgcataataatttggaacactgcattttgagttttttatttttgaaaaaaatactgttatcattgggaggtttgttcaataaaatttgaattatactctaacagttgatgacttgaaaattatactgactggctgtgcattactatttaggaaaatctgagcaaagtgtaatttgcataataatgtggaacgcggtgtacaGACGAATGTAGCCCCGCCCACGTATTGCACAGCCGAGTTTCTAAGTTTTTACCAGTCTAAGTAGACAATCAAAACGATATCAATATGTCTCAATGACACTCGTGGTGATCAAGCAAAGCTTTAGGAGCTAACGTAGGTGACTCTCACCCACTACTAACCCGTAGAATACAGgatgaatgcagcagcaatgAAGACACGGAGCAttcagttcctcatccagacgATATCTATGATCCAGACTGCATCTGGCATGTGGGAGGACGTTCCCCCCAGAGAGACAGTACGGGGTGCAACTGCTCCCGCGCCAAACGTTCCACCTGAGTGCTGCGGTCGTTTACTGATTTCTCTAATGAAACATAAATCCACGTGACTATCACGTATATTAGTAGGAATAATCTTTAATTACTGTTAAagtcattaaatatatatatattttatatatatatatatatatatatatatatatatatatatattttttgtttttttgctgggCGCAGTTTTTGGCGCCACCCTCTGAgtggcgccctaggcaaccgcctatgtcgtcTGTAGGAAAGACCGGCCCTGGTTGCGTCGCCTCAGAGAAGTTATCCTGGAGGACCCGCGGATAGACGAGGATGACGACGATGCTCTCGCGGAAGATGAGGCGAAGAACGGTGAGGCATATGCAGAGCTGGTGCAATGTCTGGACAACAAGAGCTTATCGCTGGTGATGAGGGACGCGAGATGTGACGGGAGAAAAGCACTGAGTCCactctgttctccttcgtctcacttggatgaagctttgacgttttcagtttctcttcatcttcttcactcatcacagcgacaggagtcaatgtgaacttgatatcagcctcctccagtcctcgaagctgctgtccatcctgattggtccacggttcctccggttcctctttaatgtgggggggctctgggtccttcttgtccacaagggggctccaatgctgctcctcagggggaacctcttcttcaaTCAcaatcagttgctggacgtctgcaggacacactgaaacacaaatacacacgtttatcattttagagtttcctgaagtgttttgagaaacctgtgttgtgtcatttaatgtcgactgttgtgatttttgaacgatAACATTCGTTTTGAATGGGAGTGAGGTTTATGTCACAGTGAGACAGATTCTTCTCTTTGTTGCTGACAGGTCAGACGGGCCCATTCTTATCTGACAAAGACCTGCATAATAATCTGAGATCTTTTACCTTATCAGGATCCgtgtccttctctcctccttccctcctcgaGTCAGATCCTGGTGAAATAACGGAGATCTGAGTTATTCCAGCAGGGACTGACCCAACCTTCATCCTCACTTTGTGCATCCGGTGGCGGAGGAGGTTGCTGTGTGCTCGCTGGGGTTTCGTGCTGAAGTTAAATCAAAGCAGTGTGCGAGGAGGTCGGAGCTGATGCAGGAGTGTTGAAAgccgtgttcgtttatcctttatgAGAAGTAGAGCCAAACTCGGTTTggtcaatcaaagtatttatttagaaagcaatgaacaggttgcagcaaagcaatgggcttccagtacattagttgtatcagagcgccctgaacatccggcatctgtctattttattacagtagatcttcgttcctcctcctcagaagtgcgcaggcgtaattcatcctcctggcttttggaatacggaagtgaacaggaagacactcccaatgacgttaTAGTTGCTTGGCAACCTGTTTACGTCATGAAAGTCCTTcaaccagcagatgcaatgtggggcaaaactgttgtccagtgaagcaaagaatattatgtttaaGCTATATCAacacaatcctgactgtgtaaacattcgcaacaacttaACCCAAACAATGTTATACTGacttgccccagaaaggacagttcctggatctctatgtgagtttaatgaatctgagggaattacgctttaatatccaaaattcattattaacactaagcagcaacagttaataaaatcatttgtatgaaggcctactaaaaatacttctatctttatttggtaagagtacaaatataatttgaaatgatgctatctttatttgtttagaattctgtcagacacaacctatagttaaaagtttgaaatcctcAACAGGAGTCACTCATTGTTCCAGAGAGGTGacggatgaagaggagcaggaggaggtacaggaggaagaggaggcctgCAGCTGCATCACAGCCACCACACAGGACACTAATAaaaagaagatggagaacagATCCTGTAGTATTCCTCCTCTGTGCAGCCTCCAATTCCTACTACTAAACTTGTATCCACCCCCCACACAACAACATGGCCGACCCtgcctgcctctgcctgctctcTGCCTGCGGGACTGGAGCCGCACAGCTGGGGATCCGTCCGGTCACAGCTGATCCAGGAacagctggacacacacagctggatgTTAAGACCGCAGAAGACAATAAGAAAAGGAGGGATGgggtcagaggagaaggaggaggaggaggagagcagaacCAGAGGAGGATGGTCTCATGCAGAAAAATAGGAGGACCCACGATGCATGCTGCACAGTCACAAAAGCAGAGCTctatctccccctggtggttgggaTCAGGCTTCTGCAGCTGTGGGAGTACATCAGGGGAACACTTAAACAAAATTGGATTCCACTTGGAGGGTTTGGGCAAAGATGATgtcaaaatataataattcgtaatgaataatattaatatactaaatgtcacattattgtttCTTCAAGTTTCTAAGTTTGATGGATATGTGTGATACAAATGCAATATATCACAATATGGTTCCACGTTTTGTATTAAAGGTCCCCTCGTAtgtccattttaccacagttgatatggttccttggggtcttaatggaatgtctgtaacattttttggtcaaaataccacaaggatcatttaaaacaacagcctttttaccctgtctaaaacagccctcttcagattgagtcctccccccccctctctcaccgccccgcccccccctgtcaatcacacacacacacacacatccactttcacgtcttaaatctctccttagcatatgtaaggttgttaaaataattttaagtcactgtcctgcacatatttctgtatttgtttgtttttgtttcttcattgaagctacaattttaaaactactacaccctctgataaggatgtacatttatttaaatacatgcattagatatgtgtgtatacagtatataattgtatctgagcgctcgcacagacacacgcacacacacgcacacacacagatagacacagacacacacaggcaaagggatgtgggggctagccttggaagctaacactgctgccacttctgcggcgaaatgcacttaaaaccccgagtatgagtctattttaaagcgagcgacggaggcggcagcgagctgctggtgaccggcaccggttcgtgcagctcgggctgcgtgaagcaaatctgtaagagccacaaaagttataatgtgcagctctctgcccccctcctcctcctccgcttcgccaccctggcgctgagcgagcccaccggcaccggtacaatgcaaccggagaccgggggggggttccttgaacacgttccaatgctagtttctaacaaagacagacacacacagaagctacgagtcgggttagcctccgagtgcattgttttctatgtaaacgtgctgcatgcccgggacgccacaaacatacacacacacaagctagactccgGAGCTAACAGCTGCACCTCCGAGgatccctcaccgggacgtccccggagctaacagcggcacctccgagGATctctcaccgggacgtcccggacccgACAGCGGCGGTGCACGGAGGTGCCGGTGCCGCAGCTAACGCTAGGCTAGCGTTAGCGTCGCTAGCAGCAagctgttttgtattcatacatgctgcttccaccggggcaaaacacacacacagaagccagcgttagctgctgctgctaacaacaacaaagtcacatccagttgaggcagcataaccacagcatcaacacagtgaagcagctccgagctcctacctggaaaaaacaccaacagctcactCTCCCGGCTCCGGGCTCTCGCCTCCCGGGCTCCAGGCTACGGGCTATGGGCTACGCGCTGGCTCTCGGTGGTCGAATTCGTTTCATGCTGGTAGAtagcttatccaagtgtttaCAAGGCTTGCAAGAATGCAATCGCGGCGCAAACCGATGGACGgtcaataaagtgggtggttcttaaCTCTATTGTGGTTCCATCGATTGGTGGGTCGAGTGTTGGTGGGGGTCTCTGCGCTGACGTAAAACTGCCAATGACGTAAAACTGCCAATGACGTAAAGAATGCCCATAACCCCATTGGACGCTCGCTAGCGCATACTTTCtaacatagaggaaccacaccagatcgcgggagttgtgtttttccacagtttttgggacggtagacatgccagatatccaaattaacgtgtagaagcactacaaatgtggaattttcatacgatgggacctttaaCACATATTTAAGGTAATTGTTATTATGTTGTGCGTTTTGGGatttgtggatgtgtgtgagacagagacaaatttTCAACTATAATGGAAGAAAATGGAAAACCAGAAAatcaaaaaagtctcaaggggcattatgaaaaacccAACAGGTAGcccgccattttgcatttagtggccattttggccatatcccacatttttttactttgaggtacttgtaccagggcttagaTCAGATTAGGGTTGCacaattccgggaatattcaaagttggaaactttccatgggaattaacgggaattaacgggaatatatgggaattaacgggaataaactggaaatgttgtgagtaatttatactaactgtgtttaccttgtcatatacagacataaatttaaacattttgttttgtcatacgctgatttgagccctgaggaaactttgggcacttgactatatgcttctgcatctttgtggcattcttaacatagttctttgcacagtatttgcaaatgtacacagcctttccttctacattggatggggtgaaatgtctccacacatgagatagtgcacgtggcattgttctgtagaatgagatgagaaaaaagtttgtaaaaaaacactaatgcaatgccagagatataaatagttagccaaacaattggaatcgtctctactcatattttacaattgatggataaatgaatggaaataggctagatgaacagatgaacaatcctcaatcagcatgctaatacattttccccagtaatatcattgaaacttacctgacaaGTCCTGCACAcaacagcaggcctcaatagtgctgtagtgtgcaggatgctgggaattatcccAGCAGTaatgatggaagaatgcacagttgagggttgaaattcaacgtgcagcgtgtgctgcttTCCATCCATCTtaaaaatagagttttgaatgatgtttttattgctcagcgtctaatttgcgtagtttttttttcttcaaaattcccaaaattcccgagcttaacttcccatggaaatttaccggaaacttttcgcccctttgcaaccctagatcagatcaacttcaaattgacatgaagacaaaaacaattaaacattaaaattacaatttctaccatttctaggactgcaaagcagcactgaaatTTTAAAGAGTGGCATGTGTTTTGCTCACTGTGGCAAGGATacacgcttcacttcctgcgtccgtcaggTGATTAATTGCTCATtcgattaaatatgtttgttttgaatcactgcCCTATGATCTATGGTGCTttatatagatctgtgatctactgactccagtatcacacagatcGGCCAACGGACCcaaaccatcccagtacaaacacaagcacatgaaaataattatcttaaatttggggacatcacagctgtctctgaatttaacagTCCCGCTGTTTGTCATTTACCATCATTCATGTCAACGAGGGCTCCTCCGTCATCGCTGctccactgtctgtgtgtgtgtgtaatgctgcATTATGTCAaatattctgacctgaaattgcccagttcagacttcacgtcaaacgtaaacaaacttGTCTGACTGTAAGAAGCTGATTCATTTGTGTCTTGAttagacaattcaactgtagccagtgcagcctccattcgtacagaaacaaagaggaggagggcaacgacacattatctttttattggacttttattcttggaaacacattcaatacataaaggagaacacacactgtcattgaatctcaccaaccaagaaaccattgatTTAAACAAACGTAgttaatcatatgaactagttTGAAagacacattcatactgtgcaaggaacacactttaaccttaaacgacaaggacattatgaaaaaaagataaattatgtaaaaaaaaaagtagaaacaagacatataaacacaaatcttttgtgttattcaaAGAGTTgtattttctagggacataatAACTGTTAagtctatttaaaacagtgaactatgaatatgtataatatgaatatttgcTGATAAACCCTAATAActcttttgttgcaaaggttgcaacgtagtcacttctctcctttatgaatcctcacgtctcgtacaataggactgaatctttaatcttttaccacactcaggtCAACTGaacggcttctctcctgtatgaatcctcatatgtgaatttagattgccccttgtggtaaatcttttaccacactcaagGCAACAAAAcggtttctcacctgtatgaatcctcacatgttTATTTAGAGCTCCCCtatggctaaatcttttaccacactcagagcagctgaacggtttctctcctgtatgaatcatcatatgtgtatttagatggttCCTTTGGGTAAaactttcaccacactcagagcagctgaacggtttctcacctgtatgagtcctcatatgtgtatttagattgcccctacggttaaatcttttaccacactcagagcagctaaacgacttctctcctgtatgaatcctcatatgtctatttagatctCCCCTATGGATacatcttttaccacactcagagcagctaaacaattttttttctgtcttacatcccatatcacttagaggctgtttgttatttcttgtatttaaaccagtctgaggttccctggtctccatccaatcatcctcactctcttcagtctcagaagagtcttcagtcttctcctcaggacctggttgtaaacgtccatcaggacctgagttcctggctggttctggtcctccacagtccactctgttctccttcatctcactcggatgaagctttgacgatttaagtttctcttcatcttcttcactcttcacagcgacaggagtcaatgtgaacttgatatcagcctcctccagtccttgaagctgctgtccatcctgattggtccacggttcctcctgttcctctttaatgtgggggggctctgggtccttcTTGTCCACAAAGGGGCTCCACTTCTGCTCCTCAgtgggaacctcttctttaatcaccatcagttgctggacgactgcaggacacactgaaacacaaatacacacgtttatcattttagagtttcctgaagtgttttgaaaaacttgtgttgtgtcgtttaatgttgactgttgttatttttgaaggatcacattcaggaagtagagatgttgatgttgtttacagttggtTTTACAACGCAGCttgtaaaggaagcagcataaaacaaagggtttctggtaaaaacatgtttcattttGAGACCAAATAAACCAAGTAGgtcactaacagaggagaacagggcgaggggaagttagttagttggttaagctgctttcagacaagacctgtgggtaaaactcagagaaatgtgtcccGACTTTCTATTTCAGACAAGAGCAACCAGTGTTGTGCATAAATGAGTTCAAAAGAACGCCTTGATTGAACAGGTACACTTCTATGAGAATGATGACCCGAAcacaacttaatgacaaataatgaatttgaacggtgaacacactcatattatctgaggtctagcTGAAACGTTACATAATgatttccttctcctgaggagagacgctgtctaaatggaatgcttgcaccatgtcgttgctcaGTGCCCGTATAATTTCCGCGATGTAgcccagtgattctcaaactgtgtggtcATTTTTGtcaacaggaaaaatggatacttgatttttaatttatttttactaCTAGCActaacttgaatttaaattaattttttttattagcactttgcctgtccttgcttttaaatagacaaaaacttgatttttctttgggtcaacagtacccttatatgcagcaaagtttattaaaagacatttttttggaaagaagtatcaatctttattgcctttattttcagtcatcacatgcctcaaacaacctcaagctaaatttaaaagctgtttgctaaataagagcaattgagaatttgtgtcattcataatccgattagtcaattaatcgtttcaataatcggtgactaatcgactatcagaatagtcgttagttgcagccctattgAACACGtacatttttatgagaacgatgaacCGAACACAACTTaaagacaaataatgaatttgaacggtgaacatactcatattatctgaggtctagctaaaacgttacataatgttttccttctcctgaggagagacgctgtctaaatggaatgcttgcaccatgtcgttgctcaGTGCCCGTATCATTTCCGCGATGAAgcccagtgattctcaaactgtgtggtgcagcccaccggtgcggcgcggaggcataacaggagGGGCGCGCCACCGGGAGGGGGAAATGAGAGGCGGAACTAACATTGTAGccaaactaatgttttgacgtccgcatctctttgacagcggagcagtaaacaaatcgctcttttgccgtagccaggggtcggcaacccgcggctctggaAACGCATGCAGCTCTTCAgtccctctgcagtggctccctgtgcagGGTTGTGGATGTCGCGTATATTTTTCGCGAATAGTGAACATtacgaatcagttttcatatgttgaacgttAACGAGAGGGAACGTCACGTTAATTTGTGAAATCATCATTGTATCAGGCCAGCATGAAATACCAGCAGCGGGCaactgtgtgtgcgcgctcccacacaacacacacacacatttattttatgaatttaaatgaTAGAATTGAAGGTCTAACCTAATAATTGGTTTCATAGCAAGGCAGAGCACtatgatttgttgtgccttttgtttgcagggtatgaataaataagcaGGCAAtattatcaataataaaaacaaaattaaaaataacatttctttttggaattgatacatatgaagtacagttcaaggcaaggggtagtgatggataaagttttctttaaaaaacagtctttcattctcacattCCACctttaaactatgaaatgaactgaactatgaactagttcagaatgtaaatggtgaactatgaacgtgaactactcatgtttacttgtatgaactgaactttgaactagttcatgaggtgtgaacttgcacaacactgtgagcaacacagcagcaggttttctgcacagactggttcacaacagcatcaaatcctcctcattaatcaggtgagaggtggagcagcagagagagacaggaagtgacgtcttaactccgctgctcgagctgatgctagctagcgttagcagatctgatgctagctaacgttagcagacctgatgctagctagcgttagcatggtagcggttcctctagggactgacctgctctgtgcagccggacttcgggctgcatcacggcatcgagcagcctcctctggcggcagatctcccgctCGGACCGCTCCTCGGACTCTAACAAGGTTTCCTCAAGCCCAGCGAGGATCTGCTCCCCCGCCGCCattagccgctcggtgagcatcgctctcagctccgggactcgagcctttcctcctccttcctccacctgcatcaggaagtcttcagcggcagcgaggatccgctcatgtaccgactcccgcagcagctgcacggcggacatgttgctcctctctgagtctctgaggggacaaagacacacagcgaCAGGACCCACCATGCATGCTACACAGTCACAAACGCAGAGCTCTAGCTCCCCCCGGTGGTTGAGATCGGGCTACTGCAGCTGTGGGAGCACATCAGGGGAACACTGAAACAAAATTGGATTCCACTGAGATATCTTCTAACTTATATCTACATTAAAAtttgttattataaataaaattgttgtAGCAACCATTATTTTGTGTTGCTCTAATTgcctgaaaagaaaatacaatataaacctAGATTTTGCTCAAACAAATAACAAGGGTACTGAACAATTATTGTGAAATGTGTGCAATTatcctgtttgtttgtacacTAGACCTATTGACCAAATGTGATGTTAATATTTTACATCCAGGTCATGTTACTCTGGCTACTTCCAAGCCATTCAAGTCAATGTTAATTGCATAATTAGACAGCTCTCATCAAACATCAGCACAAACTGCCCAGCTTTATTGACACCATCAACAAGCTGTTGCTTGAAGTATGGTGCTAGTCCGAATTTTGTTATGTAACCAGATTTGTCCTTGCCGCAGGTGAACGTCTTGGCGATGTCTGAATCGGGAAACATTTCTTTGAACATTTCTGAAATGCCGTCATTGGACGTGAGGGAGTGGTGTTTTACTGTGGTGTGGAGACACCACAACACTTCCGCGCGCAGCGTAGGTGTGGCTCCCAGCGTCACTCTGAGGTCTGTACAACTTGAAGCGGCGACAACTGATGGAACGTTAGCAACGCTAGCAGCGTTACTAGCTTAAGTTGTCCTATTCGTTGTGGATGGTGTAACAACATTAGCCGAGGAAGGTGTTGCCCAATGCTCGATGGATACCTGCTGTCTGCGTGCCGCAGCGGATTTGTGGCTAGCTCATTGCATGTGCGACCGGAGCGCATTAATCCCCATTGAAGCGATGCTCATCTTCTTCTTGCAGACAGAACAGTACGCCTCCCGGTCATTCCCAGCGATGAGCTTCAGCCAGAGTTTAAACTGCTCGTGTTGCAGCCACGACCCCGCAAATTTACACTTCCCCATTGCAGGAATATAAACAATTTAAAGCACACTATTCGCAGGTGGCCGTCCTCTACATGGCAGATTAAACGACTCGCGCTCTGAGCCCGCTCGAGCCCCGTGTCA encodes:
- the LOC133023696 gene encoding zinc finger and SCAN domain-containing protein 12-like; the encoded protein is MVGPVAVCLCPLRDSERSNMSAVQLLRESVHERILAAAEDFLMQVEEGGGKARVPELRAMLTERLMAAGEQILAGLEETLLESEERSEREICRQRRLLDAVMQPEVRLHRAVCPAVVQQLMVIKEEVPTEEQKWSPFVDKKDPEPPHIKEEQEEPWTNQDGQQLQGLEEADIKFTLTPVAVKSEEDEEKLKSSKLHPSEMKENRVDCGGPEPARNSGPDGRLQPGPEEKTEDSSETEESEDDWMETREPQTGLNTRNNKQPLSDMGCKTEKKLFSCSECGKRCIHRGDLNRHMRIHTGEKSFSCSECGKRFNRRGNLNTHMRTHTGEKPFSCSECGESFTQRNHLNTHMMIHTGEKPFSCSECGKRFSHRGALNKHVRIHTGEKPFCCLECGKRFTTRGNLNSHMRIHTGEKPFS